Proteins encoded within one genomic window of Candidatus Palauibacter scopulicola:
- the sufD gene encoding Fe-S cluster assembly protein SufD has translation MSTMTAGPAQSTLATADFDMLAGRLTEPEAIAGARAAAWERFTALPWPTKKSEEWRYTDLTKVGFETLTPVVPAPATSEALSADVREVLGRSGERAGVVVLREGRVAHLELEPEVARSGVVLCSIRDAADRHPEVLRRALFEAQPGPAEEKLWALHLALLGGGYFLHVPRGVEMPAPIHAFHIVERAGTLSSAHSFVYAESGARAAVIDEFLSDDLDAETVSLHGATITGEGGAGIEYVALQRFGRGVKRFSTQHVAAGRDSRIVTFNVTLGGDLSRADVTSRLDGPGSDSEMLALWFGDSDQHFDHHTLQHHAAPHAHSDLLFKGALTDSGSSVFRGLIRVDKGAQLTDAYQTNRNLLLSEGSHASALPNLEIEADDVRCSHGATIGQVEDGQLFYLMSRGLTRRQAERLLVFGFFDEVLGRLPMEGVRARVREAIEEKIGL, from the coding sequence ATGAGCACGATGACGGCCGGGCCGGCGCAGTCGACGCTGGCCACGGCGGATTTCGATATGCTTGCCGGCAGGCTGACGGAGCCGGAAGCGATCGCGGGGGCGCGGGCCGCCGCATGGGAACGGTTCACCGCCCTTCCCTGGCCGACGAAGAAGTCGGAGGAATGGCGGTACACGGACCTCACGAAGGTCGGTTTCGAGACGCTGACGCCGGTCGTCCCGGCGCCCGCCACGTCGGAAGCGCTGTCGGCGGATGTGCGCGAGGTGCTCGGGCGCTCCGGAGAGCGGGCGGGCGTCGTCGTGCTCCGCGAGGGGCGGGTCGCGCATCTCGAACTCGAACCCGAGGTGGCGCGGAGCGGCGTGGTCCTGTGCTCGATCCGGGACGCGGCGGACCGGCATCCGGAGGTGCTGAGGCGCGCGCTGTTCGAAGCGCAGCCGGGGCCCGCGGAGGAGAAGCTCTGGGCGCTGCACCTCGCCCTCCTGGGCGGCGGCTACTTCCTGCATGTGCCGCGCGGGGTTGAGATGCCGGCGCCGATCCACGCGTTCCACATCGTCGAGCGGGCGGGCACGCTCTCCTCGGCACATTCGTTCGTGTACGCGGAGTCGGGCGCGCGGGCCGCGGTGATCGACGAGTTCCTCTCCGACGATCTCGATGCGGAGACCGTCTCGCTGCACGGGGCGACGATCACGGGGGAGGGGGGCGCGGGGATCGAGTACGTCGCGCTCCAGCGCTTCGGCCGGGGCGTGAAGCGGTTCTCGACGCAGCACGTCGCCGCGGGCCGCGACTCGCGGATCGTGACGTTCAACGTCACGCTGGGCGGCGACCTCTCGCGGGCGGACGTCACGAGCCGTCTCGACGGGCCCGGGAGCGACAGCGAGATGCTCGCGCTCTGGTTCGGCGACTCCGACCAGCACTTCGACCACCACACGCTGCAGCACCACGCGGCGCCGCACGCGCACAGCGATCTGCTGTTCAAGGGGGCGCTCACGGACTCGGGGTCGAGCGTGTTCCGCGGGCTGATCCGGGTCGACAAGGGCGCCCAGCTCACGGACGCCTACCAGACGAACCGCAACCTGCTCCTGAGCGAGGGCTCTCATGCCTCCGCGCTTCCCAACCTGGAGATCGAGGCCGACGATGTGCGCTGCTCGCACGGGGCGACGATCGGGCAGGTGGAGGACGGGCAACTCTTCTACCTGATGAGCCGCGGCCTCACGCGGCGCCAGGCCGAGCGCCTGCTCGTGTTCGGGTTCTTCGACGAGGTTCTGGGCCGCCTTCCGATGGAGGGGGTGCGGGCGCGCGTACGCGAAGCGATCGAGGAGAAGATCGGGCTATGA